One stretch of Paenibacillus sp. AN1007 DNA includes these proteins:
- a CDS encoding C40 family peptidase, with translation MTAAVLSLTFALSLGAGSAFADSKMDKVIDSAMGTTYKSGGTTLDGFDCSGFTRYVFDKLGIDLARQSSSQYDMGDSVSRMEMRPGDLVFFNTTGKGVSHVGIFVGDGKFAHSSSSKGVTISSLSENYWANRYIGAKRIMSTDTYESLALE, from the coding sequence TTGACCGCAGCAGTACTTAGCCTCACATTTGCATTATCACTTGGTGCAGGCAGCGCATTTGCAGATTCTAAGATGGATAAAGTCATCGATTCAGCAATGGGAACTACATACAAAAGCGGAGGCACAACGCTTGACGGTTTTGACTGCTCCGGTTTCACACGGTATGTATTCGACAAACTAGGTATTGATTTGGCTCGCCAATCCAGCTCTCAATATGACATGGGTGATTCCGTATCCCGCATGGAGATGAGACCTGGCGATCTGGTATTCTTCAACACAACAGGTAAGGGCGTATCTCATGTAGGTATTTTCGTAGGAGATGGCAAGTTTGCGCACTCTTCTTCTTCCAAAGGTGTAACCATCAGCTCTCTTAGCGAGAACTACTGGGCTAACCGCTACATTGGCGCTAAACGGATTATGAGCACGGACACTTATGAGTCACTGGCCCTTGAGTAG
- a CDS encoding GNAT family protein — protein sequence MKNEAPLTFRVVPMQEEHAALICSWQYDPPYNIYSWLPWDQMKALEVEFGDARLRHEQYAIILDQQDQVYGFAQYFPLQGVTRIGLGMRPEKCGQGQGKAFVTAIVQEAIRRNPSNEIDLEVLTWNNRAIQVYLKCGFVIQDTYERQTPTGLMPFHCMVYEGPRE from the coding sequence ATGAAGAATGAAGCCCCTTTGACGTTTCGTGTTGTACCGATGCAGGAAGAACACGCAGCACTTATATGCAGCTGGCAGTATGATCCGCCATACAATATTTACAGCTGGCTGCCTTGGGATCAGATGAAAGCACTGGAAGTCGAATTTGGAGATGCACGGCTGCGTCATGAGCAGTATGCGATTATCCTGGATCAACAGGATCAGGTCTATGGGTTTGCTCAATATTTTCCGCTTCAGGGTGTGACACGGATTGGCCTCGGAATGCGTCCGGAGAAGTGCGGTCAAGGACAGGGAAAAGCCTTTGTTACAGCTATCGTTCAAGAAGCCATTCGCCGTAATCCTTCTAACGAGATCGATCTTGAAGTACTTACCTGGAACAATCGCGCCATTCAGGTATATCTGAAATGCGGATTTGTCATCCAGGATACATATGAACGTCAAACCCCGACCGGCCTGATGCCCTTCCACTGCATGGTCTACGAGGGTCCGAGAGAGTAA
- a CDS encoding cytochrome c: MHKWIMSGVFFAACALAIVLMFTLPGKEEAAQEAKPSMPEVAMDAGQAETLVKANCISCHGDQLQGGVGPALANIGSKDDVEKIYSTIVKGKGGMPSFKGRLQDEEIAHIAMWLAEKK, from the coding sequence ATGCACAAATGGATCATGAGCGGGGTATTTTTTGCAGCATGTGCTTTAGCTATTGTTTTAATGTTTACGCTTCCAGGTAAAGAGGAAGCGGCTCAAGAAGCCAAACCGTCCATGCCTGAAGTAGCTATGGATGCCGGACAGGCTGAGACGCTGGTGAAAGCGAACTGCATCTCTTGTCACGGTGATCAGCTTCAAGGTGGGGTAGGTCCTGCACTTGCCAACATCGGTAGCAAGGATGATGTGGAGAAAATCTACTCTACCATTGTCAAAGGTAAAGGCGGCATGCCTTCTTTCAAAGGCAGACTGCAGGATGAGGAAATTGCTCACATCGCTATGTGGTTGGCAGAGAAAAAGTAA
- a CDS encoding 4a-hydroxytetrahydrobiopterin dehydratase: MVFTQEEVEAHLGRLEGWELEEGRWIVRKFVFSNYMKGIAFVDEVAAISEAFNHHPFITIDYTTVTLRLTSWDEGGITSVDIKEAEQYNEAFEKMRTE; this comes from the coding sequence ATGGTTTTTACGCAAGAGGAAGTCGAAGCTCATCTGGGAAGGCTTGAGGGCTGGGAACTGGAAGAGGGACGGTGGATTGTCCGCAAATTTGTGTTTTCTAACTATATGAAAGGGATTGCCTTTGTAGACGAAGTCGCAGCGATTTCGGAGGCATTCAATCATCACCCTTTTATTACTATTGATTATACAACGGTTACGCTGCGTCTTACATCTTGGGATGAGGGCGGCATTACGTCAGTAGACATTAAAGAAGCAGAGCAGTACAACGAAGCCTTTGAAAAAATGAGAACAGAATAA
- the motA gene encoding flagellar motor stator protein MotA, with protein sequence MEISTIIGLVLGLVSLVLGMFLKGAPLINLVNNPAAYVIIFVGTAGTIFMAFPMSEVKKIPKLFGILFKKQQLIDRVSLIGTFMDWASTTRREGLLALESKVEEIDDQFLRGGMRMIIDGNDQEFVSDVLMEDIHATEERHRGGALIFAQAGMYAPTLGVLGAVVGLIAALADLSDMEKLSHAIAAAFIATLLGIFSGYVLWHPMSNKLKRMSKKEMEIKLMMVEGLLSIQSGVSTIAINQKLSVFLTPSERKQLEEKEGSSGEKG encoded by the coding sequence ATGGAAATTTCAACGATTATTGGACTAGTTTTGGGATTGGTCTCCCTTGTACTCGGTATGTTCCTGAAGGGTGCGCCCCTAATCAACCTGGTTAATAACCCGGCAGCATACGTTATTATCTTTGTTGGTACAGCAGGGACGATTTTTATGGCGTTTCCGATGTCTGAAGTTAAAAAGATTCCGAAACTATTCGGTATCCTTTTCAAAAAGCAGCAGCTGATTGACCGCGTTTCTCTGATTGGCACATTTATGGACTGGGCTTCCACTACCCGTCGTGAAGGTTTGCTCGCACTGGAATCCAAAGTAGAAGAGATCGATGATCAATTTCTTCGTGGTGGCATGCGTATGATTATTGACGGTAATGACCAAGAGTTCGTCAGTGATGTACTGATGGAAGATATTCATGCAACCGAAGAACGACATCGAGGCGGCGCGTTGATCTTCGCTCAGGCGGGGATGTATGCACCAACACTCGGAGTTCTCGGGGCCGTAGTTGGTCTCATCGCGGCACTAGCCGACCTCAGTGACATGGAGAAGCTCTCTCATGCCATTGCGGCTGCATTTATCGCTACACTTCTCGGTATCTTTAGTGGTTACGTGTTATGGCACCCGATGTCTAACAAGCTGAAGCGGATGTCCAAGAAAGAGATGGAGATCAAGCTGATGATGGTTGAAGGATTGTTGTCGATCCAATCAGGTGTATCCACCATTGCCATCAACCAAAAGTTATCTGTATTCCTGACACCTTCCGAACGCAAACAACTGGAAGAGAAGGAGGGATCATCAGGTGAAAAAGGGTAA
- the motB gene encoding flagellar motor protein MotB yields the protein MKKGKKHEPHEEHIDESWLLPYSDLMTLLLALFITLFSMSSLDAAKFEQMASALSSALNGGTGILDHTSMNPTDSSTDLGKNKEIPKEITKKTPAQITDAQMAQKEQENLEKLKKQLDKYIAQNGLSDQLNTKLNQSELKITISDKALFSSGRADVKPESRSLAKAISSMLQEFPEYEVVVSGHTDNVPISNNQYKDNWDLSADRALNFLKILLLNTQLDPSKFTPSGYGEYHPVASNNTGSGRAQNRRVEVSIIRKYQSNNTNVKSVGSGT from the coding sequence GTGAAAAAGGGTAAAAAACATGAACCGCATGAAGAACATATAGACGAAAGCTGGCTGCTTCCGTATTCTGATTTAATGACCTTGCTGCTCGCTTTGTTTATCACCCTGTTCTCCATGAGCTCACTCGATGCAGCCAAATTTGAGCAGATGGCTTCAGCACTAAGCAGCGCACTTAACGGAGGTACCGGTATTCTGGATCATACATCAATGAACCCGACGGACTCCAGCACTGATCTTGGCAAGAACAAGGAAATTCCGAAGGAAATTACGAAGAAAACACCAGCACAGATTACAGATGCCCAGATGGCTCAGAAGGAACAGGAGAATCTGGAGAAACTGAAGAAACAGCTCGACAAGTATATTGCTCAAAATGGACTTTCAGACCAACTGAATACGAAGCTCAATCAGTCTGAACTCAAAATCACTATTAGTGATAAAGCCCTGTTCTCCTCCGGACGAGCAGATGTGAAGCCTGAGTCGCGTTCACTCGCTAAAGCGATCTCCAGCATGCTGCAGGAGTTTCCTGAATACGAAGTTGTGGTATCAGGTCATACAGATAATGTGCCCATTTCCAATAACCAATATAAGGATAACTGGGATTTGAGTGCAGATCGAGCACTGAATTTCCTGAAGATTCTGCTGCTGAACACCCAACTGGACCCTTCGAAATTCACACCAAGTGGATATGGAGAGTACCACCCTGTCGCCAGTAATAATACCGGCTCTGGAAGAGCACAGAATCGACGTGTAGAAGTATCCATTATCCGGAAGTATCAAAGTAACAATACCAATGTAAAGTCTGTTGGCAGCGGCACCTAG
- a CDS encoding pseudouridine synthase yields MRINKFISETGYCSRRAADKLIESGQVTINGIKAELGSQAEDGDDVRINGKPISEKKKHVYIALNKPVGITSTTEQHIQGNIVDFVGHHERIFPIGRLDKDSEGLILMTNDGDIVNRILRSEGRHEKEYIVTVDRTITPSFLRGMSTGVKILGEMTLPCTVTRMTDRVFRIILTEGKNRQIRRMCSAFGYEVRKLKRVRIMNIHLGEQATGSWRELTAAEKAELGSLLDYTLE; encoded by the coding sequence TTGCGTATTAATAAATTTATTAGTGAGACAGGTTACTGCTCCCGTCGAGCGGCCGACAAGCTGATTGAAAGCGGTCAGGTAACCATTAATGGTATCAAGGCAGAGCTTGGCAGTCAGGCAGAAGATGGCGATGATGTACGGATTAATGGCAAGCCGATCAGCGAGAAGAAAAAACATGTGTATATTGCGCTGAACAAACCCGTTGGTATCACCAGTACAACTGAGCAGCATATTCAGGGAAACATCGTTGATTTTGTAGGTCACCATGAGCGAATCTTCCCGATTGGACGTCTGGATAAGGATTCGGAAGGTTTGATTTTGATGACGAATGATGGTGACATCGTTAATCGCATTTTGAGATCAGAAGGCCGCCATGAAAAGGAATATATCGTTACGGTAGATCGGACGATTACACCGAGCTTCCTCAGAGGGATGAGTACGGGTGTCAAGATTCTGGGCGAAATGACACTGCCCTGCACAGTTACCAGAATGACAGATCGTGTCTTTCGAATTATTTTGACTGAGGGAAAAAATCGTCAAATTCGTCGGATGTGCAGTGCATTTGGATACGAAGTTCGCAAGTTAAAGCGGGTTCGTATTATGAACATTCACCTTGGAGAACAGGCGACAGGATCCTGGAGAGAACTAACAGCCGCAGAAAAGGCAGAGCTCGGCAGCTTGCTGGATTATACACTTGAATAA
- a CDS encoding ATP-binding protein — MSIKTKLSMIMSCSVLVILVLNIALSYYTTEENLRQDSENKMVLTAKQIAISVEQNQYSSDYVKRQIGSNLWLASIMAAEELDPDIRNITNEELVRLSKKVGVSHISLMEQTDDDIVVSRSSDPREIGLSTKSMTYWYQAFKQLFEKQQVTIPQGQKLDHFWSDGFEYSTSSPTDIDIWGYYHDGKRNYIINPFYNNTEVDDYVKISSPDEILTKIREVNPSILEITGINPLTFGNPDMRDDGRDINFSKLNNRPIRFGTYQYGSVDEDHRAVVRAVRTGQNVSFVSETHDQKVLKSFIPIFTPNESSYVISIVMDYKQISSMVSEQLVSHASISLVLLEIVIFGSYLLAGYITRPIQSILGKVNDVADGHFDFRLKIKRKDELGQLANRINAMIRNLGHYTSRLKQMYEENRAVKEHLESIINQTADAIHITDLEGKVLRVNRAFEQLYGFRSREVEGRLLKIIPPEAEEEMKRQHAQLIEGMSITSNETIWMKKDGTRVEVSVSTAPVRDEAGEITALISVSRDITSRNRMEELLRRSEKLTTVGQLAAGVAHEIRNPLTTLRGFLQLQQQSNKLNHRHLDLMLSELDRINLIVGEFLILAKPQAVHFQERDIRFILGDVISLLDSQAHLHGVEFVLQASSESAMVHCEENQLKQVFINVLKNGMEAMPNGGSIHIKLKVDESAKRVRIEIRDEGIGIPEEMMSKLGEPFFTNKESGTGLGLMVSQRIIQSHKGMMDIKSVMNRGTTVIIELPASELQRQLQEADQPAQEQQPDEEN, encoded by the coding sequence TTGTCTATTAAAACGAAATTATCCATGATTATGTCGTGCTCGGTGCTCGTTATTTTGGTATTAAATATCGCACTGAGTTATTATACTACAGAAGAGAATCTCAGGCAGGATAGCGAGAACAAGATGGTGCTTACGGCGAAGCAAATTGCTATCTCTGTCGAACAAAATCAATATAGTTCAGATTATGTCAAAAGGCAGATTGGAAGCAATCTATGGCTTGCTTCCATTATGGCGGCTGAGGAATTGGATCCAGACATCCGCAATATTACCAATGAAGAGCTTGTGCGTTTAAGTAAAAAAGTAGGTGTATCTCATATTTCACTCATGGAGCAGACCGATGATGATATCGTTGTCAGCCGTTCATCTGATCCAAGAGAGATTGGTCTGTCTACGAAATCAATGACATATTGGTATCAGGCATTCAAGCAGTTATTTGAGAAGCAGCAGGTGACAATTCCCCAAGGACAGAAACTGGATCACTTCTGGTCTGACGGATTTGAATATTCAACGTCCAGTCCTACAGATATTGATATCTGGGGGTATTATCATGATGGAAAGAGAAACTACATAATCAATCCCTTCTATAATAATACTGAAGTTGATGACTATGTGAAAATCTCGAGCCCGGATGAAATATTAACGAAAATCCGTGAAGTCAATCCTTCCATACTGGAGATTACAGGCATCAATCCGTTAACTTTTGGTAACCCGGATATGCGTGACGACGGAAGAGATATAAATTTTAGTAAGCTGAACAACAGACCGATCCGATTCGGTACGTATCAGTACGGTTCGGTGGATGAAGATCATCGTGCTGTAGTGCGTGCAGTCCGCACAGGGCAGAATGTGTCTTTTGTGAGCGAAACACATGATCAGAAAGTTTTGAAGAGCTTCATTCCGATTTTCACACCTAATGAGTCTTCTTACGTGATCAGTATTGTCATGGACTACAAACAAATATCCTCAATGGTATCCGAGCAGTTAGTCAGCCATGCTTCAATATCCCTAGTGCTGCTGGAGATAGTGATCTTCGGAAGTTACCTGCTCGCTGGTTACATTACACGGCCAATCCAGTCTATTTTGGGCAAAGTGAATGATGTGGCAGATGGGCATTTTGATTTCCGTTTGAAAATTAAACGCAAGGATGAACTGGGGCAGCTCGCTAACCGGATTAATGCAATGATCCGCAATCTGGGGCACTATACAAGCCGGCTGAAACAGATGTATGAAGAAAATCGGGCGGTTAAGGAGCATTTGGAGTCCATCATTAATCAAACTGCAGATGCGATTCATATAACAGATCTTGAAGGAAAAGTGCTGCGGGTTAACCGCGCATTTGAGCAGCTGTATGGGTTTCGCAGTCGAGAGGTGGAAGGGCGTTTACTGAAGATTATTCCGCCTGAGGCAGAAGAAGAAATGAAACGGCAGCATGCACAGCTCATTGAAGGGATGTCGATTACGTCCAATGAAACGATCTGGATGAAAAAAGATGGGACCCGGGTAGAAGTCAGTGTAAGCACGGCGCCTGTGCGGGACGAGGCTGGTGAGATTACAGCGCTGATCAGTGTATCCAGGGACATTACAAGCCGGAATCGGATGGAAGAGCTGTTAAGACGGTCAGAGAAGCTGACGACAGTAGGCCAGCTTGCTGCTGGCGTAGCTCATGAAATACGCAATCCGCTTACGACACTGCGTGGTTTCCTGCAGCTTCAGCAGCAGAGCAATAAGCTGAACCACCGTCATCTGGATCTGATGTTATCCGAGCTTGATCGGATTAACCTGATTGTCGGTGAGTTTTTGATTCTGGCAAAGCCTCAGGCGGTTCATTTCCAGGAGCGGGACATCCGGTTCATTCTTGGAGATGTCATCTCACTCCTGGATAGTCAGGCCCATCTGCACGGGGTGGAGTTTGTGCTGCAAGCCTCATCAGAGTCGGCTATGGTACACTGTGAAGAGAATCAGTTGAAGCAGGTGTTTATCAATGTGCTGAAGAATGGTATGGAAGCTATGCCAAACGGAGGAAGCATCCATATCAAACTGAAGGTTGATGAATCAGCCAAACGGGTTAGAATTGAAATTAGGGATGAAGGTATCGGTATTCCTGAAGAAATGATGTCGAAGCTTGGGGAGCCGTTCTTCACCAATAAAGAGTCCGGCACAGGACTGGGTCTCATGGTAAGTCAGCGAATTATTCAATCTCATAAGGGCATGATGGATATTAAGAGCGTGATGAACAGGGGAACGACGGTTATTATTGAACTGCCGGCTTCTGAACTGCAGAGACAGTTACAGGAGGCAGATCAACCAGCGCAGGAACAACAACCAGATGAAGAGAACTAG
- the tadA gene encoding tRNA adenosine(34) deaminase TadA: MNEEALHEHWMRQAIAEAQKAEALGEVPIGAVIVRNNEIIGRGYNLRETTLDSTAHAEMVAIREASGVIGAWRLLDCSLYVTLEPCPMCAGAIVQSRVPRVIFGTADPKAGCAGTLMNLLQEPRFNHRTEVIPDILQPECSTMLTQFFRRLRKK, from the coding sequence ATGAACGAGGAGGCTCTGCATGAACATTGGATGAGGCAGGCTATTGCAGAAGCACAGAAGGCAGAGGCACTTGGTGAGGTGCCCATTGGCGCTGTCATTGTGCGTAACAACGAAATTATCGGCCGTGGGTATAACCTGCGGGAAACCACACTGGATTCTACTGCTCACGCTGAAATGGTGGCCATTCGTGAAGCCAGCGGAGTCATTGGAGCTTGGCGTTTGCTGGACTGTTCTCTGTACGTTACGCTCGAACCTTGTCCGATGTGTGCTGGCGCCATAGTGCAATCGAGGGTCCCACGTGTCATCTTTGGCACGGCTGACCCTAAGGCTGGCTGTGCAGGCACATTAATGAATCTGCTTCAGGAACCGCGTTTCAACCATCGCACCGAAGTCATTCCGGATATTCTTCAACCCGAGTGTTCTACGATGCTCACCCAATTTTTTAGACGATTGCGAAAAAAGTAA
- a CDS encoding GNAT family protein: MPLTLYDTAHGISLRLLTVQDAQAYLELIQLTRIPYQPVEPVREDDFYTFEAQTQRIKDRVRAADEGTGYQFGIFTIKDDLLIGQVSLNNVVLGVANYADMGYFIHPDYQGGGRMTAAVKLAVAYGFRALRLNRVQAAVLPSNKGSRRVLEKNGFRPEGIARKYLKINGIYQDHQIYAVLAEDLENELQR, translated from the coding sequence ATGCCACTAACACTATATGATACTGCACATGGTATAAGTCTTCGTCTGCTTACTGTCCAGGATGCGCAAGCCTATCTTGAACTCATTCAGCTTACCCGTATCCCATATCAGCCTGTTGAACCCGTCCGGGAAGATGATTTTTATACCTTCGAGGCACAGACTCAGCGAATCAAAGATCGAGTTAGAGCCGCTGATGAAGGCACAGGTTATCAATTTGGTATTTTCACGATTAAAGATGACCTGCTCATTGGGCAAGTCAGTCTGAACAATGTTGTACTCGGCGTCGCCAACTACGCAGATATGGGTTATTTTATCCATCCTGACTATCAAGGAGGCGGGCGTATGACGGCCGCAGTTAAACTGGCTGTGGCATACGGCTTTCGTGCCCTGAGGTTGAATCGGGTACAGGCAGCTGTTCTTCCTTCGAATAAAGGCTCTCGTCGGGTACTTGAGAAAAATGGATTCCGGCCGGAGGGTATCGCTCGTAAATACCTGAAAATTAACGGCATCTATCAAGATCATCAAATCTACGCTGTGCTTGCGGAGGATTTGGAGAATGAACTGCAGCGCTAG
- a CDS encoding small acid-soluble spore protein P: protein MSKPKSIPVPEAQDNRQHRQSSKHSSMQEPLSGSKKVKNQNHVDHLNPEG, encoded by the coding sequence ATGAGTAAACCGAAATCCATTCCTGTACCGGAAGCTCAGGATAATCGTCAGCATCGTCAATCTTCCAAGCATTCATCCATGCAGGAGCCACTGTCCGGTTCCAAAAAGGTGAAAAATCAAAACCATGTGGATCATTTGAATCCAGAAGGATAA
- the serS gene encoding serine--tRNA ligase, whose amino-acid sequence MLDVKILRNEYARVEEALNNRGKSLDLIAGFTELDAKRRELLQESENLKSRRNTVSAEVARLKKNRENADDLIVEMREVSDRIKAMDEEVRELEVKINDLTMAIPNIPNESVPVGTSEEDNVEIRRWEEPKSFSFTPKAHWEIAQELDILDFEAAAKVTGSRFTFYKGLGARLERALINFMMDLHSDQHGYEEILPPYIVNRDSLFGTGQLPKFEEDLFKLRDTEYYLIPTAEVPVTNYHREEILNVDDLPKHFVAYSSCFRSEAGSAGRDTRGLIRQHQFNKVELLKLSTPETSYDELEKMTQNAERVLQLLGLPYRVLTLCTADMGFTSAKTYDIEVWLPESSTYREISSCSNCEDFQARRANIRFRREPKAKPEFVHTLNGSGLAVGRTVAAILENYQQEDGTVIIPEALRPYMGGIELIARRG is encoded by the coding sequence GTGCTTGATGTTAAAATATTGCGGAATGAATATGCACGAGTAGAAGAAGCATTGAATAACCGCGGCAAATCGCTCGATCTGATTGCTGGATTTACCGAGTTGGATGCCAAGCGCCGGGAGCTGCTTCAGGAGAGTGAAAATCTGAAGAGCCGCCGCAACACGGTGTCCGCAGAGGTAGCCCGGTTGAAGAAGAATCGCGAGAACGCAGATGATCTTATTGTTGAAATGCGTGAGGTATCAGATCGCATCAAAGCGATGGATGAAGAAGTACGTGAGCTTGAGGTTAAAATTAATGATCTAACGATGGCGATTCCTAACATCCCTAATGAGAGTGTACCTGTAGGTACATCCGAAGAGGACAACGTTGAGATTCGTCGCTGGGAAGAACCCAAATCATTCTCCTTCACGCCAAAAGCACACTGGGAGATTGCACAGGAGCTGGATATCCTGGATTTCGAAGCGGCAGCCAAAGTAACCGGTTCCCGTTTTACCTTTTACAAAGGGCTTGGAGCGCGTCTGGAGCGTGCACTGATCAACTTCATGATGGACCTGCATAGTGATCAGCACGGATATGAAGAGATTTTGCCTCCATATATTGTGAATCGGGACAGCTTGTTTGGAACAGGACAGCTGCCGAAGTTTGAAGAGGATTTGTTCAAACTTAGAGATACCGAGTACTATCTGATTCCAACAGCAGAAGTTCCGGTAACGAACTATCACCGTGAAGAGATTTTGAATGTAGATGATCTGCCAAAACATTTTGTGGCTTACAGCTCATGTTTCCGTTCTGAAGCTGGCTCGGCTGGACGGGATACTCGCGGCTTGATTCGTCAGCATCAGTTCAACAAGGTAGAGCTGCTTAAATTGTCTACACCGGAGACATCATATGATGAGCTGGAGAAAATGACACAGAATGCAGAGCGCGTACTACAGCTGCTGGGACTGCCTTACCGCGTGTTGACGCTCTGTACAGCAGATATGGGCTTCACTTCTGCCAAAACGTACGATATCGAGGTATGGCTCCCAGAAAGCAGCACATATCGCGAGATTTCATCCTGCTCCAACTGTGAAGACTTCCAGGCACGTCGCGCCAATATTCGTTTCCGCAGAGAGCCTAAGGCAAAACCTGAATTCGTGCACACGCTGAACGGTTCAGGACTGGCTGTAGGACGTACGGTAGCAGCTATTCTGGAGAACTATCAGCAGGAAGATGGCACGGTAATTATTCCGGAAGCGCTGCGTCCTTACATGGGCGGGATTGAACTCATCGCTCGTCGGGGATAA
- the pdxT gene encoding pyridoxal 5'-phosphate synthase glutaminase subunit PdxT, with the protein MKIGVLALQGAVTEHIKSVERAGAEGIAIKQVEQLEHLDGLILPGGESTTIGKLMRKYGFLEAIRAFAAEGKPVFGTCAGLIVMAKCIQGQEEAHLELMDMTVSRNAFGRQRESFETDLPVKGIDETVRAVFIRAPLIESVGDQVEVLSTYKDEIVTARQGHLLACSYHPELTDDYRLHAYFVDMAKAYKQS; encoded by the coding sequence ATGAAGATTGGCGTTCTGGCACTGCAGGGTGCTGTTACAGAGCATATAAAGAGCGTGGAGCGTGCTGGAGCTGAAGGTATAGCCATCAAGCAGGTTGAGCAGTTAGAGCATCTGGATGGTCTGATCCTGCCGGGTGGAGAGAGTACAACGATTGGCAAGCTGATGCGCAAGTATGGATTTTTGGAAGCCATTCGTGCATTTGCGGCTGAAGGGAAGCCCGTGTTCGGTACCTGTGCAGGTCTGATTGTTATGGCGAAGTGCATTCAGGGTCAGGAAGAAGCTCATCTGGAGCTTATGGATATGACCGTATCCCGTAATGCATTTGGAAGACAGAGAGAAAGTTTTGAGACAGACCTGCCTGTCAAAGGCATTGATGAAACCGTACGAGCTGTATTCATACGAGCTCCATTGATTGAGAGTGTTGGCGACCAGGTCGAGGTTCTGTCAACTTACAAAGATGAGATTGTTACAGCACGTCAGGGACATTTACTGGCTTGCTCTTACCATCCAGAGTTAACGGATGACTATCGTCTGCATGCTTACTTTGTAGATATGGCCAAAGCATATAAGCAATCGTAA
- the pdxS gene encoding pyridoxal 5'-phosphate synthase lyase subunit PdxS, translating into METGTSRVKRGMAEMQKGGVIMDVMNAEQAKIAEAAGATAVMALERVPSDIRAAGGVARMADPTIVEEVMKVVTIPVMAKARIGHYVEAKVLESLGVDYLDESEVLTPADEVFHIDKHEFTVPFVCGAKDLGEALRRIGEGASMIRTKGEPGTGNIVEAVRHMRFINSQIRKVTNMSKDELYAEAKNLGVAYELLLDVHENGKLPVVNFAAGGVATPADAALMMHLGADGVFVGSGIFKSDSPEKFARAIVEATTHYTDYKLIAEVSKNLGAPMKGIEISKLAPSERMQDRGW; encoded by the coding sequence ATGGAAACGGGAACATCACGCGTTAAAAGAGGTATGGCTGAAATGCAAAAAGGCGGCGTAATCATGGACGTCATGAACGCTGAGCAGGCTAAAATTGCGGAAGCAGCAGGTGCAACAGCAGTAATGGCACTTGAGCGTGTTCCTTCCGATATTCGTGCAGCAGGTGGGGTCGCACGTATGGCTGATCCAACTATTGTTGAGGAAGTAATGAAGGTTGTAACAATTCCTGTTATGGCAAAAGCGCGTATTGGTCACTATGTAGAGGCTAAAGTGCTTGAGTCACTGGGTGTCGATTACCTGGATGAGAGTGAAGTACTGACTCCTGCGGATGAAGTATTCCATATTGATAAACATGAGTTCACTGTACCGTTTGTATGTGGAGCAAAAGACCTGGGTGAAGCTCTTCGCCGGATCGGTGAAGGTGCATCTATGATTCGTACAAAAGGCGAGCCGGGAACAGGCAACATTGTTGAAGCAGTACGCCATATGCGTTTCATCAACAGCCAGATTCGTAAAGTAACCAATATGTCGAAGGACGAGCTGTATGCAGAAGCAAAGAACCTTGGTGTTGCATACGAGCTTTTGCTTGATGTACATGAGAACGGAAAACTGCCAGTAGTTAACTTTGCAGCGGGCGGCGTAGCAACTCCGGCAGATGCAGCGCTTATGATGCACCTTGGGGCAGATGGCGTGTTCGTAGGTTCCGGTATTTTCAAGTCAGACAGCCCGGAGAAGTTTGCTCGTGCGATTGTGGAAGCAACAACTCACTACACAGATTATAAATTGATTGCCGAGGTCTCCAAAAATCTGGGAGCACCAATGAAAGGTATCGAAATTTCCAAACTTGCACCTTCCGAGCGTATGCAGGATCGCGGCTGGTAA